In a genomic window of Erigeron canadensis isolate Cc75 chromosome 5, C_canadensis_v1, whole genome shotgun sequence:
- the LOC122599166 gene encoding PGR5-like protein 1A, chloroplastic, with product MASKLSFTVTSSRFFTAPIRRPSVAAVGGLSFSGSYRFLTSNVQSIGKQFAGRRRFIIISPKATTDQPGPVKNDEVVDSNIMPYCSLEKQKKTIGEMEQDFLQALQAFYYEGKAIMSNEEFDNLKEELMWEGSSVVMLSTDEQKFLEASIAYVSGNPIMSDKEYDKLKMQLKKDGSDIVAEGPRCSLRSRKVYSDLTVDYLKMFLINVPAAVVALGLFFFLDDITGFEITYLLELPEPFSFIFTWFAALPFILWLSFTITNAIVKDFLILKGLCPNCGTENTSFFGTILSISSGGNTNNVKCTNCQTTLVFDQDTRLITLPEGSNA from the exons ATGGCATCCAAGTTAAGCTTCACAGTAACATCTTCACGGTTCTTTACTGCCCCCATTCGAAGACCTTCTGTTGCTGCTGTTGGTGGGTTATCTTTTTCGGGTTCTTATCGGTTTTTGACTTCCAACGTTCAGTCCATCGGAAAACAGTTTGCGGGTCGCCGGAGATTTATTATAATCTCTCCAAAAGCTACTACTGATCAACCTg GTCCtgttaaaaatgatgaagttgttgatagcaacataatgccTTATTGCAGcctagaaaaacaaaagaaaacaatagGAGAAATGGAGCAAGACTTTCTCCAAGCTCTACAG GCTTTCTATTATGAAGGAAAAGCTATCATGTCCAATGAGGAATTTGATAATCTCAAGGAAGAACTGATGTGGGAAGGAAGCAGTGTTGTAATGTTAA GCACTGACGAACAGAAGTTCTTAGAGGCTTCAATAGCTTATGTATCTGGTAACCCAATAATGAGTGATAAAGAGTATGACAAACTGAAGATGCAATTGAAG AAAGATGGAAGTGATATAGTGGCTGAGGGTCCAAGATGCAGTCTTCGTAGTAGAAAG GTTTACAGTGATCTGACTGTTGACTATCTTAAAATGTTCCTCATAAATGTCCCGGCTGCCGTTGTTGCATTAGGATT GTTCTTCTTCCTAGATGACATTACTGGATTTGAAATTACATACCTTTTGGAG CTTCCAGAGCCATTTAGTTTCATCTTCACTTGGTTTGCCGCTCTGCCCTTCATATTATGGCTATCCTTTACAATTACAAACGCCATTGTGAAAGATTTTTTGATATTGAAG GGACTTTGCCCAAACTGCGGTACAGAGAATACTTCATTTTTTGGTACCATATTGTCAATTTCCAGTGGGGGTAACACCAACAATGTGAAATGCACAAA CTGTCAAACCACACTAGTGTTTGATCAAGATACTCGATTGATAACATTGCCTGAAGGAAGTAATGCTTAA
- the LOC122601739 gene encoding uncharacterized protein LOC122601739 produces the protein MDPPSPSSSDDSIDLDDAILSTVALTVTTMIKDEEGQLSPRRRTVLERRHEEAYARLVRLYFAERLVFGARDFRRRYRMSKLLFLIITNDLEERYPYFQQRMDARGKLGFMPIHKTTSALRQLAYGCSVDLFDEHLEMSARTSWQSLI, from the coding sequence ATGGATCCTCCATCACCCTCTTCATCCGATGATTCAATCGATCTCGATGACGCTATTCTTAGTACCGTTGCTTTGACGGTTACTACTATGATTAAAGACGAGGAAGGTCAACTCTCGCCTAGAAGAAGAACGGTTCTGGAACGTCGACATGAAGAGGCATACGCGCGATTGGTCCGCCTTTACTTTGCCGAGCGACTCGTATTTGGCGCGAGAGATTTTAGACGGCGCTATCGTATGAGCAAGCTGCTATTTTTGATAATTACaaatgatttggaagaaaggtatccatattttcaacaaagaatGGATGCTCGTGGGAAGCTGGGTTTCATGCCGATACACAAGACTACCTCCGCGCTTCGTCAATTAGCATATGGGTGTAGCGTCGACTTGTTTGACGAGCATTTGGAGATGTCGGCTAGGACTTCCTGGCAGTCgctaatttaa
- the LOC122599167 gene encoding expansin-A7-like, translated as MASFHHSWSFCVFFSIITLILSWYVKPTEAVYHGYVPSPWTLAHATFYGDESASATMGGACGYGNLITNGYGTDTAALSSTIFSDGYACGQCYQIRCVQSPWCYTGYTTVTATNLCPPNWSQDSNNGGWCNPPRTHFDMAKPAFMKIAQWKAGIVPVMYRRVPCNGIRKGGIRFSFQGNGYWLLVYVMNVGGAGDLHQMAVKGTKTGWISMSHNWGASYQAFATLKGQALSFRLTSYTTKQTITAYNVAPANWNLGLTYQANVNFH; from the exons ATGGCTTCATTTCATCATTCATGGAGCTTTTGTGTCTTCTTTAGCATTATCACACTCATCCTCTCTTGGTACGTCAAACCTACCGAAGCCGTCTACCATGGCTATGTTCCAAGTCCATGGACCCTTGCTCATGCCACATTTTATGGTGATGAGTCTGCATCTGCAACCATGG GAGGTGCGTGTGGTTATGGAAACTTGATCACTAATGGATATGGGACGGATACAGCTGCATTGAGCTCGACAATCTTTAGTGATGGATACGCTTGTGGACAATGTTACCAAATACGTTGTGTCCAGTCTCCGTGGTGTTACACAGGCTACACCACGGTTACTGCCACAAATCTTTGCCCACCAAACTGGTCTCAGGATTCAAACAATGGCGGTTGGTGCAACCCTCCTAGGACTCATTTTGACATGGCTAAGCCTGCGTTCATGAAAATCGCTCAATGGAAGGCTGGAATTGTGCCTGTCATGTACCGCAG GGTACCCTGCAATGGCATTAGAAAAGGAGGGATCAGATTTTCTTTCCAAGGAAACGGTTACTGGCTATTGGTGTATGTGATGAATGTTGGGGGTGCAGGCGACCTTCATCAGATGGCGGTGAAGGGAACCAAGACCGGGTGGATCAGCATGAGCCATAACTGGGGTGCTTCGTACCAAGCTTTTGCAACTCTTAAGGGTCAAGCCCTCTCATTTAGGCTAACTTCATACACCACCAAGCAAACCATTACAGCTTACAATGTTGCCCCGGCTAACTGGAACTTAGGGTTGACGTATCAAGCCAATGTCAACTTCCATTGA
- the LOC122602132 gene encoding uncharacterized protein LOC122602132 yields MGSNNHLSFTWVLLFFLALHTKFVILAYGIKSTRLLDLAIRYYTFKSYKNFKTGTSYNVHLPSNFTGINVSTVKYRCGSLKRYGARIQEFYLGVGVDVYPYVERVLVVTQNLGNNWSNIYYDNYNQLLGYQLVSPVLGLLAYNAADDTRYNVQSEVKIQSPEANGIKIDFSNYTMKKNNNTLHGKVQMCATFGDDGKVTLEKEVAPNICATTRHGHFGLVVQSSPILVPPERKKIKKWKVVFGSSFGAAIGAFLLGLLLIAMFVKVKKKARILEDMERRAYEEEALQVSMAGHVIRAHNVQNHQPAR; encoded by the coding sequence ATGGGATCTAATAATCATCTTTCTTTCACTTGggttcttctttttttcttggcATTACATACAAAATTTGTCATCCTAGCTTATGGGATCAAGTCCACACGACTCCTAGACCTCGCAATTCGATATTACACCTTCAAGTCATACAAGAACTTCAAAACCGGGACATCGTATAACGTTCATTTACCATCAAATTTCACGGGGATCAACGTTAGCACGGTCAAGTATCGTTGTGGAAGCCTCAAGAGGTATGGTGCAAGGATTCAAGAATTTTATTTAGGAGTCGGTGTAGATGTTTATCCATATGTAGAAAGAGTCCTTGTAGTAACACAAAACCTAGGAAACAATTGGTCAAATATTTACTATGATAATTACAACCAATTACTTGGTTATCAACTCGTGTCTCCCGTATTAGGATTACTAGCATATAATGCTGCAGACGATACAAGATACAACGTTCAATCCGAGGTTAAAATACAATCCCCGGAAGCAAATGGAATAAAGATAGACTTTAGTAACTACACCATGAAAAAGAATAACAACACATTGCATGGCAAGGTACAAATGTGTGCAACATTTGGAGACGACGGAAAGGTAACGCTAGAAAAAGAGGTTGCACCGAATATTTGTGCAACTACGAGGCATGGCCATTTTGGGCTagtggtgcaatcatcaccaatATTGGTGCCCCCGGAGAGGAAGAAGATAAAGAAGTGGAAGGTGGTGTTTGGAAGCTCGTTTGGGGCGGCAATTGGGGCTTTTCTATTGGGATTGCTTTTGATTGCCATGTTTGTGAAAGTGAAGAAGAAAGCAAGAATATTGGAGGATATGGAAAGAAGAGCTTATGAAGAAGAAGCACTTCAAGTTTCTATGGCTGGACATGTTATTCGAGCTCATAATGTTCAAAACCATCAGCCTGCTCGGTGA